In Candidatus Hydrogenedentota bacterium, the DNA window TCCACAATGATGCTTCCTATCTCATTCTGTTTCGGAGGGTTCAATCTTCGTGTTCTCCGTGTCTCTGTGTGAGCGCATTCTTGTCGATACATACGCGCTCACACACGTTCCCTCTGCACGCCGGGCGGCGCGCATGCACGTCCTTTAGTATTGTCTAACGAATAGACATAAAGGGAGAATAGCATTTTCATGTCTCACTAAGCATAGGCGCAGCGAGAGACTCTTGCAAGCGCTGACCCTTTCCCAATCTTTACCGATAATGCGCCCTTGATGCATCACCGTTTTCACCTCGTTGGTGGTGAGCCCCTTCCTTCTCACTCCATTTATCCCGAATGGAGACGATAAGATCCCTCCAGCAAGGGCTTTCCTATCAGGCGATTGGGGGAAGGAATGACCCGGCGGGCCTAGCGGCGCCGGTATGCCGATGCAAGCGGCGAACCCAACAGCAGCGCGGCCCCGAACAGGGAAACGGCCAGGCCGATGAACAAGGATGCCGGCCGGTACGTGTACACAATCTCGTGCGTACCCGCCGGCGTCGCGATGCCGCGAAATATGCCGTTCACACGCAGTATTTCGCAGGGGACGCCATCCAGCGTGGCCCGCCACCCCTTTCCGAACGAGTCACTGAGCACCACGATGCCCGGCTGCGGGGCTTCGACGTGGATCGCCACATGCTCCGGCGACAGTTCCTCGAGAGAGCAGGCGGAAGCCGCTGTACGCAGGTCGGGGACGGCTTCACCGGCGGCTGGCGCGGCTGCAGCCGCGGCCCCGTCGCGCGGCGTGTCGAGCGCAGCGGCGAACACGTTGCCGTCAGGCGGTTCCAAGGGTCCGGGCACTCGTTCCTCGAACTGCTCCAGATACGGGCCGTGCTCCGCCGCAACAATACATTCCCGGGCGGGGTCGAAATCGTCCGAAGCCATAATGTCAATCGCGCTGGATACCGTCTCCGCCATACGCCATTCCGGCACCCAGAACGCGCGCGGCAGAACCGATTCGTTGACGAAGACGCGCCCCCGAACGGAAGACTGCACTTCGCGCAGGCGTACCCCGCCGCCGCTCCAGGTCTCCGCGGACAGGCCCGATTCTGGCGATGCCAGCACCGCTCGCGCGGCCATGAGATTGAGCAACGAGGGCTGCGGCGCGTCTGGAGAAACCTCCCACGAAGCCACGGCATCGGACGTTGTGCCGGAACGCCTCAACCGCGACCACCAGGCGGCGTGTTCGCGCGATGCAAACACGTTGCGCCCGCCTACGGCATCCAGGGGAACGAGCATTCCGAGGTTGGCCGGCAAACCGTACTCGAGCGGGCGCGACGCAATGACCACGCGGCCCCCGAGCGCCCGTTCGCGGATCAACTCGATGGACTCGGAGTACCGGTTCAGCTGCTCTTTGAAATCCTGATAGGGATGACCGTACGCGTTGACGTTGGCCACCGTCAGATCGATAAAGGCGAGCAAGGCGATCGCGCAAGAGGCGGGCACCGAAAACCAGCTCTTTCGCAGGAGCAGACAGGGCGTCAGCAAAACCACAAAAGCGATAGTGTAACCCCGGCCCTGGCTGCCGGCCAGATAGAACACGGCCGCGAGCGCCGCGAATACCGCCATGGCCACGGGCCATACTCTGGCTGAATGATAGCCCGTCCGCGGCTTAAGGATGCGGTCCGCGCCGAGCGCCGTCAGCACGGCGGCGCAGAACATGGCGAAACATAGCCAGGCTTCTCTGGGCAGGGCGCCCTGTCCGCGTTGGAGGCCCGCGGCGCCCACCAGCCATGCGGCCGTTCCAGCCAGCCCGAACAACACGACTTCGCGCCAATGCCGGCGTTGGAAAAGCGCGGCCGGGAGAAGAATCAGGGGAACAATGCCCACATAGCCCAATCGCGGCAAATCGCTCTGGCGGGAGGTAAACGTCTGCACAACCGCTTCGCGAAACGAGCCGGGGAGCCGCCCTCCCGTGCGCAAGTAAAACAGGGCGTTGGCGGGCGCACTGAGGTCCCGGGCCCAGAGAATCGTGGGAAGCCACTGGATTGCCGTCAGGCAGAGGGCGAGCGTTCCCGCCAGTATCAGGCCGCGCAAGGCTGCACGCAGCCCGAACACTTCGCGCTGTCCCGCAACACCGTGCAGGAGGGCATAGGCTGCGGCCAGGGGGAAGACAAGGACAACGAGCGCATACGCACCGGAAAAGATAAAGGCGGCGCCCAGAAGGCTTCCAAGATATACCCAGCGGCGCTGGCCGAGACGCGCAAACTCGCGGACGGCCCAGAATACCAGCGGCAACCATGCCAAGGCGGTCGCGAGATACGGCCGCGACATGCCTGCCGCCGAGGCCCCCGAGAAAGCGTACGCCACTCCGCCGATCAGGCTCGCGCCATAGGCCAGGTCGAGGGACCGGGCGAACAGCGCGAACCCAAATCCCATCAATGCGAGGCAAATGAACGAATGCAAGGCCATAGCCCGTCCGGTATCGGAAAGAAGAAAGACAGCGTTCAGGGGCTGAAAGAGACCGATCCTGTGGTCTGGCAGCAGGGGAATGCCACACATCTGCCGCGTATTCCAGAGGGGGAACTGCCCCGACCGCAGACGGCCATAGGCGAAGTGCATCGCCGGGTAGACAAATTGATACAAGTCGCTGTTTTCATACGATTCGCTGGCAGGGACCTCCGGCAATTCCACATGTTGCCAAAACAGAGGCGCCGCGAACACAAAAGATACCGCGAGCAAGAACAGCGCCGCGAATCCATACCGGTTTGTCTCGGAAACGGTAGCCTCCACGCCCGTGAACCTTTCTTAGACGCCTACTCCAAGAGCTCCCGGAGTTCGACGCGCCGCTTCTCTCTTACGGCACGCACCAACGCATGCGTAACGGCAAGGCTCTTGAGATTATCCGCGGCGGCTGTCTCGGGCTGCTGGCGCGATTCGACCGCGCGGGCAAAGGCGTCAAGCAAGCCGGCCTGTCCAACAAGGGGCCACGCCACTTGCCGGAGTTTGCGCCTTTTTGCGGGGGAATTGGAGACGTAGAGTTCGTCGTTCTCCCACAAGAGCGCCCCTCGGCTCCCGTCGAAACGCCAGTTGCCGTTCCACGGCGTTTCCCAACCGTTGGCTACCCAGCTTGCATGATAATTGACGCATGAGCCGGTATCGAGTTCCAGCGCCGCCATCACGCCGGCATCGCCCTTAAACCAGTTCCAGGGCGCGCAGAGTGTTACGCCCTGGACCGCGCGGACGTCGCTCGCCATCAAGAAACGCACGAGATCAAAATGGTGAATCGACATGTCCAGCACAAGAGGAAATGCCATTTTCTCGCGGTACCCGCCAAAATGCGGGCCCTTGTGAAAGCCTATATCCACGCTGCCCACAGTCCCAAGCTTTCCTTGTGCCAGAAACCGTTTGACGGTCTGCGGAAGAGCCGTGTACCGGTAGTTCTGCGCCACCATGAGAATGCGTCCAAGCCGTTGCGCCCGTGAGACCAGCGTCTTGGCGTCGCGAAGGTTGCCGGTTAAGGGTTTTTCGCACAGGACATCGAGATTGCATTCCATCGCGGCCGTGCAAACGTCTTTTCGGAATTGCTGCGGGGTGACATCCAGGAGCGCGTCCGCCTCGATCTCGCGCAAAGCCCGGGCCAGGCTTGTATAGCACCGGCTGCGCGGCATGCCGTGCCGTGCCGCCGCGGCCATCAGGTTCTTGCGGTTGGTATCCACGTAGGCGGCGGCCTGCCACTTATGAGAAGCAGCGACAACGCCGGTCCAGTGCGCCCCCATTCCACCCACGCCGACTTGGATTAGACGTTTCATCGACACTCTCCTGTGTTTTGGCAAAACGGGCAGGGAGTCGGGCGTGTGCCCCGCATATAGCCCTTATCGGTGGGGCCTTCCCCGCTGTTGGACCCAGCGCCTGCGACGGCGCAAGTCTATCATCCGGTATTCCGGCCTGTCCATTTCGCCTCAGGCAAAAAACGATACTCGGAGTCAATCCCGGCACCCGCCACGCGGTTCCCTTGATTCCCTTCCCATAATGCCCTAGGATGGCCGGAAATCCGGCATGGCTGTGCTCAAGGGGCGGAGCGTCGTATGGAGAACACCGAGCTCACGGTCATAACAGTGACACGAGGGATGCCGCAGGTGCTTTCCATGTGTTTAAGCCACCTCGAGTTGCAGACCTATCCGCCGGCGAAATTCGAAGTGCTGGTGGCAGTTCTCCCGAATGTCACGGAGACCGAGCAAACGCTCCAGCGGTTTTCCATGGGGGGGCCGGTGCGCATGCGCTTTGTTCACGCTGGCCGGGAAGATGTTGTCGCAGCGCGTAATCTCGCCGTGATGCAGGCTCTGGGGCGATGGCTTCTTTTTCTGGACGAGAACCTGCTGGCCGGCAGCCACCTCATCGAAAGCCACATCGAAACACAGCAACTCAATGGCGGCGCCTGTGCGGTTGTCGGCCACATAGATTATCATCCCCAGCTCGAGCATCGGACGCAGCCCAAGGCCTGCATGTTGACCGACCGGGTGTTTCAACCCGGTCAGCCGTTGCGTTTTCTCGATTGGCGCGCGCACAACCTCAGCTTACCCCGTGACACCGTATTGGAGGCTGGCGGTTTCAGCGAGGTCCTCCCCTTGGCGGGCCTCGAGGATATCGAACTCGCTTACCGGCTGGAAACCGGCGCGGGTTTGAGAGGGTATTTCTGCGACCGGGCCCAAGCGTTCTTATGGAAACCGGAGTCTATGGCCGAGGAGGAAAGCCGGTACTACGCACAAGGGTACTGGCTGCACCATTTGGTCACAAGCACACAGTCCGAGTCGCTGCGTGAACGTTACAAGAGTGTTGTTGCCTCGTGGCGCGGCATCCTTGATCCCGTGTTCTTACCCGTGGCGCATGGTGTCTGTCCCATGCTCGCGTTCAATTCCAATGCTCATAACGTGTTGCGGCGCGGGGTTCTGCGAAGTGCCTTCCGCCGCGGGTTTCGTGATGCCCTCCGTGGGCGCGCCCCGGCGCCTCCCGTGTCATGACCGGCGGGGGCGCCGGTCCCACACGGGCGACCGGTCCCACACGGGTGGGGTGATCTTTCAACAGACCTCGTAAACGTATTATCATAGGCTAGGATCGCGTTTTCGCGGAGAGCCGGAGGATGGGGGACTCCCGTCCGGTTCTCGCGGATGCGCGCCCGGCAAGCAACAGGCAGGACCACGCGTGCCGCGGGTCAGGCAGAAGGGTAGCCAGGGTTTGCATCACCCGTCCGCAAGCGCGGTGGTGGCGCAGTCCTTTGGCCGAGTATCCCGGATTTGCATCGATGCGATTGATTCACACAGCGGATCTTCATCTCGACATGTGCTTTGCTTCGGCGCACATCCCGCCGGGTTTCGGCAATCGCAGGCGCCAGAGCCTGCGCGATGTGTTCCACGGGATCGTCCAGCGCGCCGGGGAATGGCCTGCCGACACTCTCCTGATCGCGGGCGATCTCTTCGATTTGGACCGGGTCAGCCGGGACACGGTGCGGTTTCTGCAAGCTGAATTCAAGTCGATTCAGCACGTGCCCGTCTGTATTGCTCCCGGTAATCACGATCCGTATGTGCAGGGGTCTCCCTACGCGGAAGAGACCTGGCCGGATAACGTCATGATTTTCGAGCAGCCGGAATGGCATTCCCGGGTGCTCGATGAGCAGGGGACGACCGTGCACGGGTTCGGGTTCGATGGCCCGGACGTATCCAGGAACCCCTTCGGCCGGTTCCCGCCGATTCAGCTCGGGGCGGTCCATGTGGCCGTTGCCCACGGCTCCGCGCTCGGCCATCAGCCGCCCGGCAAGGAGTCCTATGCGCCGTTCGACCCCGCTGCTGCTTCGGTAAA includes these proteins:
- a CDS encoding Gfo/Idh/MocA family oxidoreductase, producing MKRLIQVGVGGMGAHWTGVVAASHKWQAAAYVDTNRKNLMAAAARHGMPRSRCYTSLARALREIEADALLDVTPQQFRKDVCTAAMECNLDVLCEKPLTGNLRDAKTLVSRAQRLGRILMVAQNYRYTALPQTVKRFLAQGKLGTVGSVDIGFHKGPHFGGYREKMAFPLVLDMSIHHFDLVRFLMASDVRAVQGVTLCAPWNWFKGDAGVMAALELDTGSCVNYHASWVANGWETPWNGNWRFDGSRGALLWENDELYVSNSPAKRRKLRQVAWPLVGQAGLLDAFARAVESRQQPETAAADNLKSLAVTHALVRAVREKRRVELRELLE
- a CDS encoding YfhO family protein; translated protein: MEATVSETNRYGFAALFLLAVSFVFAAPLFWQHVELPEVPASESYENSDLYQFVYPAMHFAYGRLRSGQFPLWNTRQMCGIPLLPDHRIGLFQPLNAVFLLSDTGRAMALHSFICLALMGFGFALFARSLDLAYGASLIGGVAYAFSGASAAGMSRPYLATALAWLPLVFWAVREFARLGQRRWVYLGSLLGAAFIFSGAYALVVLVFPLAAAYALLHGVAGQREVFGLRAALRGLILAGTLALCLTAIQWLPTILWARDLSAPANALFYLRTGGRLPGSFREAVVQTFTSRQSDLPRLGYVGIVPLILLPAALFQRRHWREVVLFGLAGTAAWLVGAAGLQRGQGALPREAWLCFAMFCAAVLTALGADRILKPRTGYHSARVWPVAMAVFAALAAVFYLAGSQGRGYTIAFVVLLTPCLLLRKSWFSVPASCAIALLAFIDLTVANVNAYGHPYQDFKEQLNRYSESIELIRERALGGRVVIASRPLEYGLPANLGMLVPLDAVGGRNVFASREHAAWWSRLRRSGTTSDAVASWEVSPDAPQPSLLNLMAARAVLASPESGLSAETWSGGGVRLREVQSSVRGRVFVNESVLPRAFWVPEWRMAETVSSAIDIMASDDFDPARECIVAAEHGPYLEQFEERVPGPLEPPDGNVFAAALDTPRDGAAAAAAPAAGEAVPDLRTAASACSLEELSPEHVAIHVEAPQPGIVVLSDSFGKGWRATLDGVPCEILRVNGIFRGIATPAGTHEIVYTYRPASLFIGLAVSLFGAALLLGSPLASAYRRR